One window from the genome of Cyclobacterium amurskyense encodes:
- the porU gene encoding type IX secretion system sortase PorU: MEIRGKFAFKCLIGIIGSLYYILPVSAQQTYKFPVSKEGVYHLSQNQATVWGLGDLDQISIFGQPGMLDQKIDSSIFLQKEIPQKIIGDKLYFFLEGADQALLEDGIAHLNEHHYTDTLFYLLQTGSTARNKITKTEEHNETENSLAPPKNLFQLSIHKLEEENLLSSGREWYGYRTFNGGSQIITIEQAAPNSVGPVAIWAQFMAQSFEESKFTLAANNQVIGQVSIPSIPNSRYAIKGRETSFASNFPKPEGNKPQNIVLTFSTLNPNGTGYLKNMLLGYPFLSSQLPEGVYYSPDNSAYSIETSHQGIWDVSDFYQVKDIKTDNLPTSKAKKIVVFDPESSSEIKNLEQVIGRNEILNGQPEFIIITSASLFSQAKRLSDFKNSMGLPTEVVLVENIYNSYGYGNPDISSIRNFLAAYWLTTGRLKNVLFFGKGSFDYKHKLGGRPNLVPTYSSRVSLNPLTTYGSDDYFGFLNMGEGEWLESPEGDHHLSIGIGRIPAINSREAKIAVDKIITYQTGNLGKWKKKLLFVADDGDNNIHLNDSEKHTAYLHEYSPEFELKKLYLDNFPQEMTDNPQTAIKAREALIKNIKEGLLLLNYIGHGNELNLTAEGLFSVSDIQDWPVTNRYPVIVTATCEFGRHDSPFIRSGAEELLLAEQKGAIAILTTGRPVFSSINYSLNKAFIEAAFKQGEALTLGEIFRDTKNNSLNGPLNRNFSLLGDPSLRLDLPIYHAEVREWMEIDTQITTDQLSGLNRLEYKGKVEDPLTGASVTQFDGNYEITINAPPSQIETLGDESSKTFYTDYSQTLYRGTGKVEKGSFTGEILLPKLEGYSNDEIQVSLFAIHNDLNREAYGANKITINPKEPDINPETNSPTIEVWIADSLQSKSQISFRNTPVWLHLADKSGIKIDEPSGITLQVNENPALSLTNEYYALNGSYKSGKIKVWANDLIEGINELSFTIYDQLGNSTQHTEIVEVKGSNQLKIENILVYPNPATDEVNFKIVHNRQGETINLSLNLFSLQGTEIFSYKGRFPKAERSIIDIQWIFLNSNSQNLIKGTYLYNLNLYSEEDATSDIIAGKIIIQ; encoded by the coding sequence ATGGAGATAAGGGGTAAATTTGCTTTCAAATGCTTGATTGGGATAATTGGTAGTCTTTACTACATTCTTCCAGTCTCAGCCCAGCAAACCTATAAATTTCCGGTTTCCAAAGAAGGCGTCTACCACTTAAGCCAAAATCAGGCCACTGTTTGGGGACTAGGAGACCTGGACCAAATCTCAATTTTTGGACAACCCGGGATGTTGGACCAAAAAATTGATAGCAGCATTTTTTTACAAAAAGAGATCCCACAAAAAATTATTGGAGACAAACTCTATTTTTTTCTGGAAGGAGCTGACCAAGCTCTTCTTGAAGATGGAATAGCCCATCTAAATGAGCATCATTATACAGACACCCTTTTTTATTTACTCCAAACAGGAAGCACAGCAAGGAATAAAATCACAAAAACAGAGGAACATAACGAAACAGAAAACAGTCTTGCTCCACCTAAAAATCTTTTTCAGCTTTCTATTCATAAACTGGAAGAAGAAAATCTTTTAAGCTCAGGAAGGGAATGGTACGGCTATAGAACCTTTAATGGTGGCAGCCAGATCATCACAATTGAACAGGCCGCTCCCAACTCAGTTGGTCCTGTTGCTATTTGGGCTCAATTTATGGCGCAGTCTTTTGAAGAAAGCAAATTTACCTTAGCCGCAAACAACCAAGTCATAGGTCAGGTTAGCATTCCTTCTATCCCTAACAGTAGGTATGCGATTAAGGGGCGAGAAACAAGCTTTGCCTCCAATTTCCCTAAACCTGAGGGCAATAAGCCACAAAACATCGTTCTTACTTTTTCCACTCTCAATCCAAATGGCACTGGTTATTTGAAGAACATGCTTTTGGGGTATCCCTTTTTATCCTCCCAACTCCCAGAAGGGGTCTATTATTCTCCTGACAACAGTGCTTATTCTATTGAAACTTCACATCAAGGCATTTGGGATGTCAGTGATTTTTATCAGGTAAAGGATATAAAAACCGACAACCTTCCAACAAGCAAGGCGAAAAAGATTGTAGTTTTTGACCCAGAAAGTTCCTCTGAAATTAAAAACCTTGAGCAAGTAATAGGAAGAAATGAAATTCTAAACGGACAGCCGGAATTCATTATCATTACTTCTGCCTCTCTATTCAGCCAAGCAAAACGACTTTCAGATTTTAAAAATTCAATGGGATTGCCTACTGAAGTGGTTTTAGTAGAAAATATTTATAATAGCTACGGCTATGGCAATCCTGACATTAGTAGTATTAGAAATTTTTTAGCTGCGTATTGGCTAACAACTGGCCGACTAAAAAATGTTTTGTTCTTTGGTAAAGGCAGTTTTGATTACAAACATAAGTTAGGTGGCAGGCCGAACTTAGTGCCAACTTATAGTTCCAGAGTAAGTCTAAATCCGTTGACCACTTATGGGTCGGACGATTATTTTGGCTTTTTAAACATGGGAGAAGGTGAATGGTTGGAATCTCCGGAAGGAGATCATCATCTATCCATCGGCATAGGAAGAATCCCAGCCATCAACTCCAGAGAAGCAAAGATTGCGGTAGACAAAATAATCACTTACCAAACTGGTAATCTAGGAAAATGGAAAAAGAAACTTTTATTTGTGGCTGATGATGGGGACAATAATATTCACCTTAATGATTCTGAGAAGCATACAGCTTACTTACACGAATATTCTCCCGAGTTTGAGCTAAAAAAACTATACCTGGACAATTTCCCTCAGGAGATGACTGATAACCCACAAACTGCTATAAAAGCCAGGGAAGCCTTAATTAAGAACATTAAAGAAGGCCTATTATTACTCAACTATATTGGTCACGGCAATGAGCTAAACCTGACCGCTGAAGGACTGTTTAGTGTAAGCGATATTCAAGATTGGCCCGTCACCAACCGTTATCCGGTAATTGTGACAGCAACATGTGAATTTGGAAGGCATGACAGTCCTTTTATTAGATCTGGGGCCGAAGAACTTCTACTGGCCGAACAAAAAGGAGCTATCGCTATTCTTACTACTGGTCGACCTGTTTTTAGCAGCATTAATTATTCCCTAAACAAAGCGTTTATAGAAGCGGCTTTTAAACAAGGTGAAGCATTGACCTTGGGGGAAATATTTAGAGACACAAAAAACAATAGCCTCAATGGCCCTCTGAATAGAAATTTCTCCCTGCTTGGGGATCCTTCCTTAAGACTTGACCTGCCCATTTACCACGCCGAAGTGAGAGAATGGATGGAAATAGACACGCAAATAACTACAGATCAACTAAGCGGACTCAATCGTCTGGAATACAAAGGTAAGGTAGAAGACCCCTTGACTGGAGCAAGTGTCACTCAGTTTGACGGCAACTATGAAATAACGATTAATGCACCTCCAAGTCAAATAGAAACCCTAGGAGATGAAAGTTCAAAAACCTTTTACACCGATTATTCCCAAACCTTGTATAGGGGGACAGGGAAAGTAGAGAAAGGAAGTTTTACAGGAGAAATTTTACTCCCTAAATTAGAAGGCTATTCCAATGATGAAATTCAAGTAAGTTTATTTGCGATCCATAACGATTTAAATAGAGAAGCATATGGGGCTAATAAAATTACAATCAACCCAAAAGAACCTGACATTAACCCAGAAACAAACAGTCCGACCATAGAAGTATGGATCGCCGACAGCTTACAAAGTAAGTCTCAGATTTCTTTTAGAAATACTCCCGTTTGGCTCCACCTTGCAGATAAATCGGGCATAAAAATAGATGAACCTTCAGGTATCACTCTTCAGGTAAATGAAAATCCAGCCCTATCCTTAACCAACGAATACTATGCCCTAAACGGAAGTTATAAATCTGGAAAAATCAAAGTGTGGGCAAACGATTTAATAGAGGGAATAAACGAACTTTCCTTCACCATTTATGATCAATTAGGAAATAGCACCCAACATACTGAAATAGTGGAAGTAAAGGGAAGTAATCAGCTAAAAATAGAAAATATTTTGGTTTACCCCAATCCGGCCACAGATGAAGTTAATTTTAAAATAGTACACAATCGCCAAGGTGAAACCATTAATTTAAGTTTAAATTTATTTTCTTTACAAGGAACTGAAATATTTTCTTACAAGGGACGTTTTCCAAAAGCTGAGCGGTCAATAATAGACATCCAGTGGATATTTTTAAACAGTAATTCCCAAAATCTAATAAAAGGAACTTATCTTTACAATTTAAATCTATATTCTGAGGAGGATGCAACTTCAGATATAATAGCAGGTAAAATCATTATTCAATGA
- the porV gene encoding type IX secretion system outer membrane channel protein PorV, protein MKAIKNICPIFIFLLVFSSFQVETKAQNSLELTRQDGTRRVIITAVPFLNFAPDSRHSAMGDAGVATSADANSAHWNAGKLAFIEDDMGFSLSYSPWLGRLVPDMSLNYLTGYKKIDDVSAFGIDLRYFNMGDIVLTDGRGNSLGDFSPRDIAIGGTYSRKLSDNLSLGISARFIHSNLSGNISSSGGNESRPGVSVGTDVGIYHTSEILMSDKVGVLSWGISLSNIGPKITYNSADDLDYLPTNFRIGTALTIPMDERNKITFALDLNKLMVPSPPVYKVDENGQFVIDPNTGNKEIESGKDPSRALISGMFGSFTDAPDGFSEELQEVMISFGTEYSYDDKFALRAGYFHENADKGGRRYFTMGVGFKYNRLGFDFSYLVPQVQNHPLAETLRFSLQYNVQK, encoded by the coding sequence ATGAAAGCAATTAAAAACATTTGCCCAATTTTTATTTTTTTATTGGTCTTTAGCTCCTTTCAGGTTGAAACTAAAGCCCAAAACTCTTTAGAACTTACCAGGCAAGATGGGACCAGAAGGGTAATCATTACAGCAGTTCCCTTTCTAAACTTCGCCCCTGACAGTCGACATTCTGCAATGGGTGATGCTGGAGTGGCTACTTCAGCCGATGCCAACTCAGCTCATTGGAATGCAGGGAAACTTGCTTTCATTGAGGACGACATGGGCTTTTCCCTTTCTTATTCGCCATGGCTAGGAAGACTGGTTCCAGACATGTCCCTAAACTACCTAACAGGATACAAGAAAATTGATGATGTATCGGCTTTTGGTATTGACCTTAGGTATTTCAATATGGGGGATATTGTTTTAACGGATGGCCGGGGTAATTCCTTAGGAGATTTTAGTCCTAGAGACATCGCCATTGGTGGTACTTATTCCAGAAAACTTTCAGACAATTTGTCTTTAGGTATTAGTGCCAGATTTATACATTCCAATTTATCCGGAAATATCAGTTCTTCAGGAGGCAACGAGAGTCGCCCGGGTGTTTCGGTAGGTACCGATGTAGGAATCTATCATACCTCAGAAATACTAATGTCTGACAAAGTAGGTGTACTATCCTGGGGAATTAGCCTTTCCAATATAGGCCCTAAAATCACTTATAACAGTGCAGATGACCTAGATTATCTACCCACGAATTTTAGAATTGGAACAGCATTAACCATTCCTATGGATGAGCGGAATAAAATCACCTTTGCGCTTGATCTAAACAAATTAATGGTACCAAGTCCACCAGTTTATAAGGTTGATGAAAATGGGCAGTTTGTCATTGATCCCAATACAGGTAACAAAGAAATTGAATCTGGAAAAGATCCTTCAAGAGCTTTAATAAGTGGCATGTTCGGTTCTTTTACTGATGCTCCGGATGGCTTCAGCGAGGAACTTCAAGAGGTGATGATTTCTTTTGGTACAGAATATTCCTATGATGACAAATTTGCGCTTAGAGCTGGTTATTTCCACGAAAATGCTGATAAGGGCGGACGAAGATACTTCACGATGGGAGTAGGTTTCAAATACAATAGACTTGGGTTTGATTTCTCCTACCTTGTACCACAGGTTCAAAACCATCCTTTGGCAGAAACACTTAGATTCAGTCTGCAATACAACGTTCAGAAATGA
- a CDS encoding MBL fold metallo-hydrolase, whose protein sequence is MLQIKSFTFNPFSENTYILYDETKEALIIDPGCYEKQEKGVLYDFIAKEELTPVKIINTHCHIDHVLGNAFVKKTYKIPLWFHAEEEAILKAVSTYAPNYGFAQYQETNVDHFLKEGEIIKFGNTELIPIWVPGHSPGHLVLFHKKSKQCIAGDTLFQGSIGRTDLPGGDHATLLNAIKEKLFTLPDDVVIYPGHGPSTTIGYEKLNNPFVGKNAVN, encoded by the coding sequence ATGCTGCAGATTAAATCATTTACATTCAACCCTTTCTCGGAAAATACCTATATCTTATATGATGAAACCAAAGAAGCCCTGATCATTGATCCTGGTTGTTATGAAAAACAGGAAAAGGGTGTATTGTATGATTTTATTGCCAAAGAAGAGCTAACACCGGTAAAAATCATAAATACCCATTGTCATATAGACCATGTCCTAGGTAATGCCTTTGTAAAAAAAACCTACAAAATCCCACTTTGGTTTCATGCTGAAGAAGAAGCTATTTTAAAAGCGGTGAGCACCTATGCCCCCAATTATGGCTTTGCTCAATATCAGGAAACCAATGTAGACCACTTCCTAAAAGAAGGAGAAATAATAAAATTTGGTAATACAGAATTAATACCGATCTGGGTACCTGGTCATTCCCCTGGTCACCTGGTATTGTTCCATAAAAAATCTAAACAATGCATCGCTGGGGACACCTTATTTCAAGGAAGTATAGGGAGAACTGATCTACCTGGTGGAGACCATGCCACCTTGCTGAATGCCATCAAAGAAAAATTGTTTACCCTTCCCGATGATGTGGTGATCTATCCTGGGCATGGACCTAGCACTACAATTGGTTATGAAAAGTTGAACAATCCATTCGTGGGTAAAAACGCAGTAAATTGA
- the pssA gene encoding CDP-diacylglycerol--serine O-phosphatidyltransferase → MTIKKHIPNVITSLNLLSGMVGIHYVMVNGPFYGFYFIIAAAIFDFFDGFAARMLKVQSPIGKELDSLADLVTFGVLPSFIVFLLLDAVSTNDWIPYIGFLIGIQSALRLAKFNIDERQEDSFIGVPTPANALFFSTLPLLGAAVLWIGNGLDNPWILSGLTLVFSFLLTAELPLLALKFKNFNWSGNQWRYLVLIISGFSLLILGFAGIPIAVLSYICLSLVNNWMDGHGDKG, encoded by the coding sequence TTGACCATAAAAAAACACATCCCAAATGTCATTACCAGCTTGAATTTACTCTCAGGTATGGTTGGAATTCATTATGTCATGGTTAATGGCCCTTTTTATGGATTCTATTTTATTATTGCAGCAGCCATTTTTGATTTTTTTGATGGGTTTGCTGCACGGATGCTAAAAGTTCAAAGTCCCATTGGCAAAGAATTGGATTCTTTGGCCGACCTTGTCACTTTTGGGGTTTTGCCATCATTTATCGTTTTCTTGCTTTTGGATGCTGTAAGTACCAATGACTGGATTCCGTATATCGGTTTTTTGATAGGTATACAATCAGCCCTTAGATTGGCCAAGTTCAATATAGATGAACGCCAGGAAGACAGCTTTATAGGTGTACCTACGCCAGCAAACGCACTGTTTTTTTCTACATTACCCTTATTGGGAGCTGCTGTACTATGGATTGGAAACGGACTTGATAACCCTTGGATACTTAGCGGGTTAACTTTGGTCTTCTCCTTCTTGCTAACAGCAGAACTTCCCTTATTGGCATTAAAATTTAAAAACTTTAATTGGAGTGGAAACCAATGGCGTTACCTGGTACTTATAATCTCAGGGTTTAGCCTACTAATTCTGGGCTTTGCAGGAATTCCTATTGCTGTACTTTCTTATATTTGTCTGTCATTGGTCAATAACTGGATGGACGGTCATGGAGATAAGGGGTAA
- a CDS encoding PD40 domain-containing protein: MRLKYLLIIGILISCFTSGELLAQFNKEKFGKNRIQHKDKEWYFFTSNNFEVYYYDGGRTNARMAIDFLESEFDNLTQSIGYVAYTKPKIFIYNSKQELLESNLNLNTNNFTVDGQTFFSKLLAEAAYLGSWESFKKELLYKTSKIIIEEMLYGASISDAFQSNLVNNFPDWFIDGAAKYLAYGWSREMDDFVRHYLRDNENPKLFKLQDEEAGLVGQSIWNYVVEKYGRRYLSSILNLSRINRNEGTSIANTLGRRFKDFTGEWMKFYMDINKGVFENFKDINEDNVINVTPKNRFGKITDISFSPDGKNLAYVENVEGKFKVKVREVSSGKESVIFKGGYVSFEQEADYSTPTIAWRDTLNLVIGTFKRGVTTLRMRAIDGSSQDKIFLRNITQILDLDFSPDGRTMVLSAINNGKTEIYTLNMKGQGRRITNDVFDNRTPIYLNDSTIIYASNKVDLPDSLLTGVIDVHNFPNYYNLFQLNLGDTVSETRLTNLNHINLYPAKLNNATILFLSEQSGITNLMRLGLGNSVSSQVSAFNQSLESFDYDLQNNKWAYAVKDGTQTKLVLENFPNLDQFTPSTPRVQLEQAKLVNERISNRRIQRQVEEITSEEDNEVPEAIAEVENQDVLLTPADTSLAGVDLEEILSGGDSKILAETNLPNKVDALEDSIPSITKPMTAAINVDRLRFETEGGLDTDNYTFDTIPKLYGQESSKPLEDPSGLADRRSNILDAFRQQNMVKRVQGPRDYVPQFITSSLNTSFVVDPLRGFGLNISGQMTDLLDNHSIKGGVLTALDFRSGSDLYFEYEYRKYKLDINGRFDRRSILRNEGDLTFQKYVLSKTEVGVSYPFSTGARVSLSPFIAKTQYFNLNPDSIIRGGDGPQNRLDVNYAGGRAELVIDKTRLLGLYMEQGFKGKIGLVHYQGLNLSERSFSNVYLDLRNYQKIHKNITLATRLYAGGYFGRNPQKYLVGGMQNWLFNKFYQPPTNRPEVSPIRNEAGVENSNLLFAEFVDLRGFDYDEIRGNNVITFSTELRIPLFSYLSRGNITSNFIRNFQLVGFYETGSSWSNSAPWERVNDQNTEVINTEGSPFVITLNNFNNPWLQSYGAGLRTVLLNYYVKFDAARPIRNYTVEKTRFYVTLGYNF; this comes from the coding sequence ATGAGACTTAAATATTTATTAATTATAGGTATACTTATATCTTGCTTCACTAGTGGTGAACTATTGGCGCAGTTCAATAAGGAGAAATTTGGAAAAAATAGGATCCAGCATAAAGATAAAGAATGGTATTTTTTCACCTCCAATAACTTTGAGGTATATTATTATGATGGAGGTCGAACAAATGCCAGGATGGCAATTGATTTTTTAGAAAGTGAATTTGATAATTTGACCCAATCTATAGGTTATGTGGCCTATACCAAACCCAAGATTTTTATCTACAATTCCAAACAGGAACTATTAGAAAGTAATTTAAACCTTAACACCAATAATTTTACGGTTGACGGGCAAACATTTTTCAGTAAACTCCTAGCTGAGGCTGCTTATTTAGGGTCATGGGAGTCCTTTAAGAAAGAATTGCTGTATAAAACCTCAAAAATAATCATCGAAGAGATGTTGTATGGGGCTAGTATTTCTGATGCTTTCCAGTCCAACCTTGTGAATAATTTCCCAGATTGGTTTATTGATGGAGCGGCGAAATACCTGGCTTATGGCTGGAGTAGGGAAATGGATGATTTTGTCCGTCACTACCTTAGGGATAATGAAAACCCTAAATTATTTAAGCTTCAGGATGAGGAGGCCGGTTTGGTAGGGCAGTCCATTTGGAATTATGTCGTTGAAAAATATGGCAGAAGGTACCTATCAAGTATACTCAACCTAAGTCGAATAAATAGAAATGAAGGTACTAGTATAGCCAACACCTTAGGCCGTCGTTTCAAAGATTTCACCGGAGAATGGATGAAATTTTATATGGATATTAATAAAGGTGTTTTTGAAAACTTCAAAGACATCAATGAGGATAACGTGATCAATGTTACCCCAAAAAATCGATTTGGTAAGATTACAGACATTAGTTTCAGCCCTGATGGTAAAAATCTTGCCTATGTGGAGAATGTTGAGGGGAAATTTAAAGTAAAAGTAAGGGAGGTCTCTTCAGGAAAAGAGAGTGTGATTTTTAAAGGGGGATATGTGTCTTTTGAACAGGAAGCGGATTACAGTACTCCTACTATAGCGTGGAGGGATACCCTTAATTTGGTAATTGGTACTTTTAAAAGAGGTGTCACCACTTTAAGAATGAGAGCCATTGACGGAAGTAGTCAAGATAAAATTTTTCTTAGAAACATAACCCAGATTTTGGATCTTGATTTTTCACCAGATGGCCGGACCATGGTCTTGTCTGCGATAAACAATGGTAAAACAGAAATCTACACCTTAAATATGAAAGGACAGGGAAGGAGGATTACCAATGATGTATTCGACAATAGAACGCCAATATACCTGAATGATTCAACCATTATTTACGCCTCTAATAAGGTTGACCTTCCTGACAGCCTATTGACTGGAGTTATTGATGTTCATAATTTCCCTAATTATTATAATTTATTTCAATTAAACCTGGGAGATACGGTGTCCGAAACCAGGCTTACCAATTTGAACCATATTAATCTTTATCCGGCAAAATTAAACAATGCAACTATATTGTTCCTAAGTGAGCAGAGTGGGATTACAAATTTGATGCGCCTAGGACTAGGAAATAGTGTTTCAAGCCAAGTCTCAGCATTCAATCAAAGTTTGGAATCTTTCGATTATGACCTGCAAAACAACAAATGGGCTTATGCAGTGAAAGATGGTACCCAGACCAAGCTAGTGTTGGAAAACTTCCCGAATTTGGATCAGTTTACTCCAAGTACTCCAAGGGTGCAGTTGGAACAGGCCAAGCTTGTGAATGAAAGGATTTCCAATAGAAGAATACAAAGGCAGGTTGAAGAAATAACTTCAGAAGAGGACAATGAAGTTCCAGAAGCAATCGCTGAAGTTGAAAATCAGGATGTCTTATTAACTCCAGCAGATACCAGTCTTGCCGGGGTTGATCTTGAAGAAATATTGTCTGGTGGAGATAGCAAAATACTTGCTGAGACAAACTTGCCAAATAAGGTTGATGCTTTAGAAGACAGTATTCCTTCTATTACTAAGCCTATGACAGCTGCCATAAATGTTGACAGGTTAAGGTTTGAAACAGAAGGAGGCCTTGACACAGACAATTACACCTTTGATACCATACCCAAACTTTATGGACAAGAATCTTCCAAGCCATTAGAGGATCCATCAGGACTTGCAGACAGACGAAGTAATATTTTGGATGCCTTCAGGCAACAAAACATGGTGAAAAGGGTGCAAGGTCCAAGAGATTATGTGCCCCAATTTATCACAAGTAGCCTCAATACCTCCTTCGTTGTTGATCCATTGAGGGGATTCGGATTAAATATAAGTGGTCAAATGACTGACTTGCTGGACAATCACTCTATAAAAGGCGGAGTGTTGACGGCATTAGATTTTCGCTCTGGCAGTGACCTTTATTTTGAGTACGAATACAGAAAATACAAATTGGATATAAACGGACGCTTTGATCGCCGTTCTATATTGAGAAATGAAGGAGATCTTACTTTTCAGAAATATGTGCTTAGCAAAACTGAGGTAGGTGTTTCTTATCCTTTTTCAACAGGAGCAAGAGTGAGTTTGTCACCCTTTATTGCCAAAACACAATATTTCAATCTTAATCCGGATTCAATTATTAGAGGAGGGGATGGGCCGCAAAATCGTTTAGATGTCAATTATGCCGGTGGTAGAGCGGAGCTAGTAATAGACAAGACCAGGCTGTTGGGCTTGTACATGGAGCAAGGTTTTAAAGGTAAAATAGGTTTGGTTCATTATCAGGGGCTCAATCTCAGTGAAAGGTCCTTTAGTAATGTTTACCTTGATTTAAGAAATTACCAGAAAATCCATAAAAACATCACCCTTGCTACAAGGTTATATGCCGGTGGGTATTTTGGACGTAATCCTCAAAAATATTTGGTTGGAGGTATGCAGAATTGGTTATTTAATAAATTTTACCAACCGCCAACTAACAGACCTGAAGTTTCTCCTATCAGAAACGAAGCTGGGGTAGAGAACTCTAACCTGCTTTTTGCCGAGTTCGTTGATTTGCGTGGATTTGATTATGACGAAATAAGAGGGAACAATGTAATCACATTTAGCACTGAATTGAGAATTCCATTATTCTCATACCTGTCTCGAGGTAATATTACTTCTAATTTTATTCGAAACTTTCAATTGGTAGGGTTTTATGAAACGGGTTCTTCCTGGTCTAATTCCGCACCTTGGGAGCGCGTAAATGATCAAAACACCGAGGTGATCAATACTGAGGGTTCACCATTTGTTATTACGCTTAACAATTTCAACAATCCTTGGCTGCAAAGTTATGGGGCAGGACTTAGGACTGTATTGCTCAATTATTATGTGAAGTTTGATGCTGCCAGGCCGATAAGAAATTATACGGTTGAGAAAACGAGATTTTATGTAACTTTGGGTTATAATTTTTAG
- a CDS encoding NAD(P)/FAD-dependent oxidoreductase yields MEVDFLLIGQGLAGTVLSHRLIQDGHSVHLIDDGDPNSSSKIAAGLYNPVTGRNLVKTWLADILFEEIERFYHEMERLLDKDLVHSLGIYRPFVSYEEQNEWVAKSADPQFNAFIKQVFTQSRNKGVKDPFGGVLLKSTGYINTLELVNGYSEWLRERNLLTKAVLSEKDLVQTKDGNWQFKEILAKKIVFTNGIQARNNTFFNWIPFIPVKGEILTVKQDYYSSEIINRGVFRIDMGEGIGKVGSTYNNSEVNLCPTDAGKKEILDKLEQLIEKEVIAIKDHQVGIRPGIRDRKPVLGKHPSKDNVYLFGGFGAKGVSLVPYLSKQMVKLMVCGEEPHKEVNINRFFKYI; encoded by the coding sequence ATGGAAGTGGATTTTTTACTAATTGGTCAGGGATTGGCAGGAACTGTTTTGTCTCATCGACTTATCCAAGATGGTCATAGTGTTCACCTTATTGATGATGGAGACCCCAACAGTAGCTCGAAAATAGCAGCTGGATTGTATAATCCTGTAACAGGGAGGAATTTGGTGAAAACTTGGCTAGCGGATATTCTTTTTGAAGAGATAGAACGATTTTATCATGAGATGGAGCGCTTACTTGATAAGGACTTAGTACATTCTTTAGGGATCTACAGACCTTTTGTTTCTTATGAAGAACAAAATGAGTGGGTAGCTAAAAGTGCTGACCCTCAGTTCAATGCTTTTATAAAACAGGTTTTTACCCAATCACGTAATAAGGGAGTAAAGGATCCATTTGGTGGAGTATTACTTAAATCTACCGGATATATAAATACGCTAGAATTGGTTAATGGCTATAGCGAATGGTTAAGAGAACGCAATTTGCTTACTAAGGCTGTGCTGTCTGAAAAGGATTTGGTACAAACCAAGGATGGGAATTGGCAGTTTAAAGAAATTTTGGCCAAGAAAATCGTATTTACAAATGGAATTCAAGCGAGAAATAATACTTTTTTCAATTGGATTCCCTTTATTCCTGTAAAAGGTGAGATACTTACTGTGAAACAGGACTATTATTCTTCTGAAATTATAAATAGAGGTGTGTTTAGGATAGACATGGGTGAGGGCATAGGGAAAGTAGGCTCCACCTATAATAATTCAGAAGTCAATTTGTGTCCTACCGATGCAGGTAAAAAGGAAATTCTTGATAAATTAGAACAATTAATTGAGAAAGAAGTGATAGCGATTAAGGACCATCAGGTAGGAATAAGGCCGGGAATTAGAGATAGAAAACCCGTACTTGGAAAACATCCGAGCAAAGATAACGTTTACTTGTTTGGAGGTTTCGGAGCCAAGGGGGTGTCATTGGTGCCTTATTTAAGTAAGCAGATGGTAAAACTTATGGTTTGTGGTGAGGAACCTCACAAAGAAGTGAACATAAATAGATTTTTTAAGTATATTTAA